A window from Ignavibacteriota bacterium encodes these proteins:
- a CDS encoding DUF3892 domain-containing protein has translation MIKRRVIRSRKENGDITALGNPFEYWNPKIKKDVIDEIETGLYNYFVELENNTEIEIKVVIDKNGKYLSTDPDITTQNILLTLPDC, from the coding sequence ATGATTAAAAGACGAGTTATTAGAAGCAGAAAGGAAAATGGTGATATTACTGCTCTTGGTAATCCGTTTGAATATTGGAATCCTAAAATTAAAAAAGATGTTATAGATGAAATTGAAACCGGGCTTTATAATTATTTTGTTGAATTAGAAAATAATACTGAAATAGAGATAAAAGTTGTTATTGACAAAAATGGTAAATATTTATCGACCGACCCGGATATAACAACACAAAATATTTTACTTACTTTACCAGATTGTTAA
- a CDS encoding polysaccharide biosynthesis protein codes for MRLDGDVDFNKYGTSLIYITVIFTLLKLTIFYFFDLYRRFWATASIDELARLVYIGVNAILIESIIFVILRSFENLPFQTLPFSFPFIDTMIVMIFIASTRFSIRFFERIDERRVSLESFGTYVLIVGAGSAGASVAQELQKNNYLKMTPVAFLDDDPSKLKMRIRGVPVVGKLDEMGKIARRFKIKKIIIAMPTASGKVIREILEIASRSGLETLTVPGINEILGGKVDIGKLRKIQIQDLLRRPPIKTDIQKVNELLRGKKILLTGAGGSIGSELCRQILKSNPIQLIILGHGENSIFEIEEELKFIKDFNNNKKAFSTNIVSRIADIKDKVRLDIIFSEFKPDVIFHAAAHKHVPLMEENPSEVVTNNLLGTQNLVECSVKYGVQNFILISSDKAVNSTNLMGVSKRVAEMIVLKAAVENNKNFKAVRFGNVLGSRGSVIKTFQKQLERGGPLTITHPDITRYFMTIPEAVQLVLQASVLGKGSEIFVLDMGEPVKILDLAKDVIRLAGLEEGVDVDIEYTGLRPGEKMFEELFKDGEEYLRTEHEKIMFAKNSSSFIPQDLNQKINELIANCNNYTLEEIVKSFAVIVPEFTHQTIEVKTIH; via the coding sequence ATGAGGTTAGATGGAGATGTAGATTTTAATAAATATGGAACATCCTTAATTTATATAACTGTAATTTTTACTTTACTAAAATTAACAATTTTTTATTTTTTTGATTTATATAGAAGATTTTGGGCAACCGCCAGTATTGACGAATTAGCTCGATTGGTTTATATTGGAGTTAATGCAATTCTTATCGAATCAATTATATTTGTTATCTTAAGATCATTTGAAAACTTACCGTTTCAAACACTTCCATTTTCATTTCCGTTTATTGATACAATGATTGTAATGATTTTTATTGCATCAACCAGATTCAGTATTCGTTTTTTTGAAAGAATAGATGAGAGGCGTGTTTCTTTAGAATCTTTTGGAACTTATGTTCTTATTGTGGGAGCCGGCTCGGCTGGTGCTTCTGTTGCTCAGGAGCTGCAAAAAAATAATTACTTAAAAATGACTCCGGTTGCATTCTTAGATGATGATCCATCCAAATTAAAGATGAGAATACGCGGTGTGCCAGTTGTAGGCAAACTTGATGAAATGGGCAAAATAGCAAGACGATTTAAAATCAAAAAAATAATAATAGCAATGCCAACTGCTTCGGGTAAGGTAATTAGAGAAATATTGGAAATTGCAAGTAGAAGTGGTCTTGAAACACTGACAGTTCCAGGAATTAATGAAATCCTTGGCGGAAAAGTTGATATTGGCAAGTTAAGAAAAATACAGATTCAAGATTTATTAAGACGCCCTCCAATCAAAACTGACATTCAAAAAGTCAATGAATTGTTAAGGGGTAAAAAAATACTACTTACCGGTGCTGGTGGATCAATTGGGAGTGAACTTTGTCGCCAAATTTTGAAAAGTAATCCAATTCAACTAATAATTCTTGGTCATGGAGAAAATTCTATTTTTGAAATTGAAGAAGAATTAAAATTTATTAAAGATTTTAACAATAATAAAAAAGCTTTTAGTACTAATATTGTAAGTCGTATTGCCGATATTAAAGACAAAGTAAGACTTGACATTATTTTTAGTGAATTTAAACCGGATGTAATTTTTCATGCTGCAGCACATAAACATGTTCCACTAATGGAGGAAAATCCTTCCGAAGTTGTTACAAATAATCTTCTTGGAACTCAGAATTTAGTAGAATGCTCGGTTAAATACGGTGTTCAGAATTTTATTCTAATTTCTTCTGATAAAGCGGTTAATTCAACAAATTTGATGGGTGTATCCAAACGTGTTGCGGAAATGATAGTATTAAAAGCTGCGGTTGAGAATAATAAAAACTTCAAAGCAGTGAGGTTCGGAAACGTATTAGGAAGCAGAGGAAGTGTAATAAAAACTTTCCAGAAACAGCTTGAACGTGGCGGACCGCTAACAATAACTCACCCGGATATTACAAGATATTTTATGACAATTCCAGAAGCTGTTCAATTGGTTTTGCAGGCTTCGGTTTTAGGAAAAGGCAGTGAAATTTTTGTTCTTGATATGGGAGAACCTGTAAAAATTCTTGATTTGGCAAAAGATGTTATTAGACTTGCCGGTTTGGAAGAAGGAGTAGATGTTGATATTGAATATACCGGATTAAGACCCGGTGAAAAAATGTTTGAGGAGCTTTTCAAGGATGGTGAAGAATATCTTAGAACTGAGCATGAAAAGATTATGTTTGCTAAAAACTCAAGCTCGTTTATTCCTCAAGATTTGAATCAGAAAATAAATGAACTTATTGCAAATTGCAATAATTACACCTTAGAAGAAATAGTTAAATCATTTGCCGTTATTGTTCCGGAATTCACACATCAAACAATTGAAGTAAAAACAATCCATTAG
- a CDS encoding SLBB domain-containing protein, producing the protein MKFNFKIFLFLVTIQIVSFAQERNYELGTPWADNMRRSIYGGFYDYSDPEAINISVSVWGFVRYPGRYIIPEYTNVVDLISFVGGPMDDSNLDELRIYRIENNKEVMIPFDYNDLMWEDGLDGKYKKVPQIKPSDILVIPGEPRLYFLDWLGLSLSVVSVLSALSVLILTINNSK; encoded by the coding sequence ATGAAGTTTAATTTTAAGATATTTCTTTTTCTTGTAACCATACAAATTGTAAGTTTTGCTCAAGAAAGAAACTATGAATTAGGAACACCATGGGCAGACAATATGCGTAGAAGTATCTATGGTGGTTTTTATGATTATTCTGATCCGGAAGCAATAAATATTAGCGTTTCTGTTTGGGGATTTGTTCGTTATCCGGGTAGATATATTATCCCTGAATATACAAATGTTGTGGATTTAATATCATTTGTTGGTGGGCCAATGGATGATTCCAATTTGGATGAACTAAGAATTTACAGAATTGAAAATAACAAAGAGGTTATGATTCCATTTGATTATAATGATCTGATGTGGGAAGATGGTTTGGATGGAAAGTATAAAAAAGTTCCTCAAATAAAACCAAGTGATATTCTTGTTATTCCAGGTGAACCGAGATTATATTTCTTGGATTGGCTTGGTCTTTCACTTTCAGTAGTATCAGTTTTAAGTGCACTTTCTGTATTAATACTCACAATTAACAATAGTAAATAA
- a CDS encoding polysaccharide biosynthesis tyrosine autokinase produces MALQNNNPEGNNISYLKDLISEEETHSLKDYVNIIRHHLISVMVISLTILILAIIYAATATDIYQANTVLKISEPQGSILDASSFLPEFGGGTQADRFIANEIETIKNITITEQVATEIMDSFITSKNNEMFSLVVDKDYFGDEKKGLKSYDNILKVLDSKVSVEQKRGLDFIEISVESPSPYEAALIANTYTKVYREFNLLDNRKQVSKVKEFLFNQRTEKLDELMQSEDRLTNYQRTGGVVELGEQAKALIETITDLETKVNSAQVELSIARENLNQYKDELKRKDPTISEYLDNKTTEPYLLRLQEQIAEVETQKDIALSNSSKNAAANPQLIKQFDDKLADLKKKLKESMQEYKATILAASPEEIKTLTQKIFEEQVKFQAHEATYNKLRGFLNGYENRFQTLPEKTIGLARLQREQLANEKLYLLLEEKYQEALINEQSTTGSVLVLNFARTPKEPAKPNRKLIILIGLVLGLGLAVGYALVLNYFDRRIKTPEDIENKNINLLGWVPKVKTISGEANKKGKEFIISDNADSVASEAFKAIRTRIRYSMVDGEAKSILITSSAPGEGKSTIAVNLAGSFAMANKRTVILDCDLRKPRVHSIFNEKRFPGFTDYFIGRASFEEIERKSGVENLSIITAGTIPPNPSEILDSRGMKSFLRKLTNEFDIIIIDSPPILTVTDAEILSRLVDETILVVSANSTDSDLMNKAVALLKNGQNSSFIGALLNNFELQNSYGSYYKYAYIYARNGHNQNGKAKSSKTFNPVDEPKN; encoded by the coding sequence TTGGCTTTACAAAATAATAATCCGGAAGGAAATAATATTTCTTATCTCAAAGATTTAATTTCTGAAGAAGAAACGCACAGCCTAAAGGATTATGTAAATATAATAAGGCATCATTTAATCAGCGTAATGGTTATTTCGTTAACAATTTTAATTTTAGCAATAATTTATGCAGCCACTGCTACGGATATTTATCAAGCTAATACAGTTTTAAAAATCTCAGAACCACAGGGAAGTATTTTAGATGCTTCCTCATTTTTACCTGAATTTGGCGGCGGTACACAAGCGGATAGATTTATTGCAAACGAAATTGAAACGATAAAAAATATCACGATAACCGAACAAGTTGCAACTGAAATTATGGATTCATTCATCACCTCAAAAAATAATGAAATGTTTTCGCTGGTTGTTGATAAGGATTATTTTGGTGATGAGAAAAAAGGTTTAAAATCGTATGATAATATTCTAAAAGTTTTGGATAGTAAAGTATCTGTTGAACAGAAAAGAGGATTGGATTTTATTGAGATTTCTGTTGAATCGCCATCTCCATATGAAGCTGCTCTCATTGCAAATACTTATACAAAAGTTTATAGAGAATTCAACTTACTTGATAATAGAAAACAAGTTTCAAAGGTTAAAGAATTTTTGTTTAATCAGCGAACTGAAAAATTAGACGAATTGATGCAGTCGGAAGATAGATTAACAAATTATCAGAGAACCGGCGGAGTTGTTGAGTTGGGCGAGCAGGCGAAAGCATTAATTGAAACAATTACTGATCTTGAAACAAAAGTTAATTCAGCTCAAGTTGAATTATCTATTGCAAGAGAAAATTTAAATCAGTATAAGGATGAACTTAAAAGGAAAGACCCGACTATATCCGAATATTTGGATAACAAAACTACCGAACCATATTTGTTAAGACTTCAAGAGCAAATTGCCGAGGTTGAAACACAAAAGGATATCGCACTTTCAAATTCCTCAAAAAATGCAGCAGCCAATCCACAATTAATAAAACAGTTTGATGATAAATTAGCAGATCTAAAAAAGAAACTAAAAGAAAGCATGCAGGAATATAAAGCAACTATTCTTGCCGCAAGTCCCGAAGAAATAAAAACTCTTACCCAAAAGATATTTGAAGAACAGGTAAAATTTCAAGCTCACGAAGCAACGTATAATAAATTACGCGGTTTTTTAAACGGGTATGAAAATAGATTTCAGACATTACCAGAAAAAACAATCGGTTTAGCTAGGCTTCAGAGAGAACAGCTTGCAAATGAAAAATTATATTTGTTGCTTGAAGAAAAGTATCAAGAAGCTCTTATTAATGAACAATCAACCACTGGTTCTGTATTAGTATTGAATTTTGCACGAACACCAAAAGAACCCGCAAAACCGAATAGAAAACTTATTATTCTAATCGGACTGGTTCTTGGTCTTGGATTAGCTGTTGGTTATGCTTTAGTATTAAATTATTTTGATAGACGAATTAAAACTCCGGAAGATATTGAAAATAAAAATATTAATTTGCTCGGCTGGGTTCCAAAGGTTAAAACAATCAGCGGGGAAGCAAATAAAAAGGGTAAGGAATTTATTATATCTGATAATGCCGATTCTGTTGCGAGCGAGGCGTTTAAGGCAATTAGAACAAGAATCCGTTATTCAATGGTAGATGGTGAAGCAAAATCAATTTTAATTACTTCATCAGCACCTGGAGAAGGAAAATCAACTATTGCTGTTAATCTTGCCGGAAGTTTTGCAATGGCGAATAAACGAACTGTAATTTTAGATTGCGATTTAAGAAAACCAAGAGTACACAGTATTTTTAATGAAAAGAGATTTCCTGGATTTACAGATTATTTTATTGGTCGTGCTTCATTTGAAGAAATTGAAAGAAAATCCGGTGTGGAAAATCTCTCAATAATTACAGCCGGAACAATTCCTCCAAATCCATCTGAAATATTGGATTCGCGCGGGATGAAATCTTTTCTTAGAAAATTGACAAATGAATTTGATATAATAATTATTGATTCACCGCCAATTTTAACGGTTACGGATGCAGAAATACTTTCCAGACTTGTTGATGAAACTATTTTAGTTGTTTCGGCAAACAGCACCGACTCTGATTTAATGAATAAAGCCGTTGCATTACTTAAAAATGGTCAAAATAGCTCATTTATCGGTGCTTTACTAAATAATTTCGAATTGCAGAATAGTTATGGTTCATATTATAAATACGCTTATATTTATGCCAGAAACGGTCATAATCAAAATGGTAAAGCAAAAAGTAGTAAAACTTTTAACCCGGTGGATGAACCTAAAAATTAA
- a CDS encoding ATP-binding protein, with the protein MLYKKLVEYLEHKNALIITGMRQVGKTTLMKQVFETVKKPKLWFDFDNPFDLLHFENIDYDAIYYKLVTEANSKDKRLFIFIDEIQNYPEITKIIKYHIDKYSVKYVVSGSSNYYLKNLFPESLSGRKFLFVLNPLSFSEFLYFKNKTEEPVYNENIQNLLKDYNLLEYKKNELEYNEYMEYGGFPEVVTTENTETKKMILKNIFTSFFEKDIKIILDLKDIRELRDLILLLIPRIGNILDVMKLSNDLGLNRVKIYSYLDLLQGVFFLRLIPKYSKSIDRTVAGGRKVYFSDTGLLNTIGRVNDGQLLENTISNQLINYGEVSFYNKRNKAEIDFILDKTYAFEVKNTVHPKDLIKLEKNVKEIGIDKFYMISKAFVEIKNTIFPQMI; encoded by the coding sequence TTGCTATACAAAAAACTTGTTGAGTATTTAGAGCATAAAAACGCATTAATTATTACCGGTATGCGTCAAGTTGGTAAAACAACATTAATGAAGCAGGTTTTTGAAACAGTTAAAAAACCCAAGTTATGGTTTGATTTTGATAATCCCTTCGATTTATTACATTTTGAAAATATTGATTATGATGCAATTTATTATAAATTAGTTACCGAGGCAAATTCGAAGGATAAGCGTTTATTTATTTTCATCGATGAGATTCAAAACTATCCTGAAATCACCAAAATTATAAAATATCACATAGATAAATACAGCGTAAAATATGTAGTATCCGGATCATCAAATTATTATCTTAAAAATTTATTCCCGGAATCTTTAAGCGGGAGAAAATTCTTATTTGTTCTTAATCCTTTAAGTTTTAGTGAGTTTTTATATTTTAAGAATAAAACTGAAGAACCGGTATATAATGAGAATATTCAGAATTTATTAAAAGACTATAATCTTTTAGAATATAAAAAGAATGAGTTAGAATATAATGAATATATGGAATACGGAGGTTTTCCAGAAGTTGTTACTACTGAAAATACTGAAACCAAAAAAATGATTTTGAAAAATATTTTTACATCTTTTTTTGAAAAAGATATTAAGATTATTTTGGATTTAAAGGATATTAGGGAGTTAAGGGATCTCATATTACTTTTAATACCTAGAATAGGGAATATTCTTGATGTAATGAAATTATCTAATGATCTGGGCTTAAATAGAGTTAAAATTTATAGTTATTTGGATTTATTACAGGGTGTGTTTTTCCTTCGGTTAATTCCTAAATATTCAAAAAGTATAGATAGAACTGTTGCCGGAGGCAGAAAAGTTTATTTTTCGGATACTGGCTTATTAAATACTATTGGAAGAGTAAACGATGGACAACTTTTAGAAAATACAATATCGAATCAGTTAATAAATTATGGTGAGGTATCATTCTACAATAAAAGAAATAAGGCTGAAATTGATTTTATTTTGGATAAAACTTATGCATTTGAAGTAAAAAATACGGTTCACCCAAAAGATTTAATAAAACTTGAGAAAAATGTGAAAGAAATTGGAATTGATAAATTCTATATGATTAGTAAAGCTTTTGTTGAAATTAAAAATACAATCTTTCCGCAGATGATATAA
- a CDS encoding sensor histidine kinase, protein MEPTDIFSVFFTLDNPLIYGLTIIVLLVIIIYLIKKEYISPLRKNKAELELKNLKLMALFAEVDPDPVIRIDKNYVITELNKCAQSEFGNQIIGKSIFDIFENYSNSEGNEKYIEISYKDKYYSAVTKEIETFNFTHIYLRDITQRIKYEILIKQNQESLKQLKAKVETVNEEEKNRLGKELHDSVGQNLLMLKLSIEKLQNEKKRDELETNKMLNLIADLSNEIRDISHQLRPRILNEFGLVAGLTSIIDSINNKNHIKGFISTNYKLGTLNKEYELNIYRICQESISNIIKHSNCSEFFIQLIQEDEQIKLVISDDGKGFNVDEYLSEGRSSLGLLNIKERAENYEGKMNIISAPGEGTTIFIKFLRNEIYDKSFNC, encoded by the coding sequence ATGGAACCTACAGATATTTTTAGTGTTTTTTTTACTCTTGATAATCCTCTTATATACGGACTTACAATTATTGTATTATTAGTAATAATTATTTATTTAATTAAAAAAGAATACATTAGTCCGTTAAGAAAGAATAAAGCTGAGCTTGAGTTAAAAAACCTAAAACTTATGGCGTTATTTGCAGAAGTTGATCCTGATCCGGTAATTAGGATTGATAAAAATTATGTAATTACAGAGTTAAACAAATGTGCGCAATCTGAATTTGGCAATCAAATAATTGGAAAAAGTATTTTTGATATATTTGAAAATTACAGTAATTCTGAAGGAAATGAAAAATATATTGAAATTTCTTATAAAGATAAATATTACAGTGCAGTTACAAAGGAAATCGAGACATTCAATTTTACCCATATTTATTTAAGAGATATTACGCAAAGAATAAAGTATGAAATTTTAATAAAGCAAAATCAAGAAAGTTTAAAGCAATTAAAAGCAAAAGTTGAAACTGTAAATGAAGAAGAAAAAAATAGATTGGGTAAAGAACTGCATGATAGTGTTGGGCAAAATTTACTTATGTTAAAACTTTCGATAGAAAAATTGCAGAATGAAAAAAAGAGAGATGAATTGGAAACTAATAAAATGCTAAATCTTATTGCAGATTTATCAAATGAAATACGCGATATTTCACATCAACTAAGACCAAGAATTTTGAATGAATTTGGATTGGTTGCCGGATTAACTTCGATAATAGATTCAATAAATAATAAAAATCATATTAAAGGATTTATTAGCACAAATTATAAGTTAGGAACACTTAATAAAGAATATGAATTAAATATTTATAGAATTTGTCAAGAATCTATAAGCAATATTATTAAACATTCAAATTGCTCAGAGTTTTTTATTCAATTAATTCAAGAAGATGAGCAGATAAAATTAGTTATTTCCGATGACGGAAAAGGATTTAATGTTGATGAATATTTATCGGAAGGAAGATCATCTCTCGGTTTGTTGAATATTAAAGAAAGAGCAGAAAATTACGAAGGTAAGATGAATATAATTTCCGCTCCCGGAGAAGGTACAACAATTTTTATTAAGTTTTTAAGGAATGAAATTTATGATAAGAGTTTTAATTGCTGA
- a CDS encoding transcriptional regulator, giving the protein MLKAIKSKKAYEETLNRVYELMQLDLKLNANEYNELEILSILIEDYENKNFPISLPDPIEAIKFRLEQLNLERSDLVSIIGSKSRTSEILNKKRKLSLSMIRALHKKLNIPSSSLISEY; this is encoded by the coding sequence ATGTTAAAGGCAATTAAATCAAAAAAAGCATATGAAGAAACTTTGAATAGAGTCTATGAACTTATGCAATTAGATTTGAAATTAAACGCTAATGAATATAACGAACTTGAAATTTTATCTATTCTTATAGAAGATTATGAGAATAAAAATTTCCCCATTAGTTTACCAGATCCTATAGAAGCAATAAAGTTTAGATTGGAGCAGCTTAATTTAGAACGATCAGATTTAGTTTCAATTATAGGCTCTAAGAGCAGAACCTCCGAAATACTTAATAAAAAAAGAAAATTAAGTTTATCTATGATCAGAGCACTTCACAAAAAATTAAATATACCTTCGTCTTCGCTAATTTCAGAATATTGA
- a CDS encoding DUF4143 domain-containing protein translates to MVDEINTPGMYILSGSQSFLLNEKISQTLAGRVSLNQLLPFDISELNVKYDKDIIKYFVNGFYPRVYDKKIDGEDFYPSYLQTYIERDIRTLKAVSDLNTFSKFLGLCAGRIGQILNITSLANDVGVSVNTAKSWLSLLETSYIIYLLKPYYNNFSKRLIKAPKLYFYDVGVASSLLRLSNINQIPTHYMYGALFENLIISEFIKHYNHKGKHPDIFYWRESNGTEIDCLIESTKRNLIAVEIKAGQTYNKDFLKNLEKFPINNQNGNIEKYLIYNGDISMTKDTINIITWDNFRDFLKQLD, encoded by the coding sequence ATGGTAGATGAAATTAACACTCCTGGAATGTATATTCTTTCCGGTTCTCAGAGTTTTTTATTAAATGAAAAAATTTCTCAGACTTTAGCTGGAAGAGTTAGCTTAAATCAATTATTACCTTTTGATATTTCAGAATTAAATGTAAAATATGATAAAGATATTATTAAATATTTTGTAAATGGCTTTTATCCCAGAGTTTATGATAAAAAAATAGATGGAGAAGACTTTTATCCTTCATATTTACAAACATACATTGAAAGGGATATAAGAACATTAAAAGCGGTTAGCGACTTAAACACATTTAGTAAATTTTTAGGATTATGCGCCGGAAGAATTGGTCAAATTTTAAATATAACATCTTTAGCTAATGATGTTGGGGTTTCCGTAAATACTGCAAAATCATGGTTATCCTTGTTGGAAACCAGTTATATAATTTACCTATTAAAGCCGTATTATAATAATTTTAGTAAAAGACTTATCAAGGCACCAAAACTTTATTTTTATGATGTCGGGGTTGCTTCTTCGTTATTGAGATTATCAAACATAAACCAAATACCCACTCATTATATGTACGGTGCTTTATTTGAAAATTTAATAATAAGTGAATTTATAAAACATTATAATCATAAAGGAAAACACCCGGATATATTTTATTGGCGCGAAAGCAACGGCACTGAAATTGATTGTTTAATAGAAAGTACTAAACGTAATTTAATTGCCGTTGAAATTAAAGCTGGTCAAACTTATAATAAGGATTTTCTAAAAAATTTAGAAAAATTTCCTATTAATAATCAAAATGGCAATATTGAAAAATATTTGATTTATAATGGCGATATATCTATGACTAAAGATACTATTAACATTATTACATGGGACAATTTTAGAGATTTTCTTAAACAATTAGATTGA
- a CDS encoding response regulator transcription factor translates to MIRVLIADDHKLFREGIISLLKDSPDVLIVGEAEDGRTLEKKFFELMPDVIVTDINMPIKSGPEAASTIINKFKEAKILFLSQYTGDDFIYSILKSGGLGLLSKNIMRDELLNAIKEVNKGNKYFVNKSEIELSEIIGRFEQIERKEKQKSVFGLTSKQLEILKLIGEGLSTEQIAIELKISKRTVDTHRSRIMSTYGFTSVGQLIRHAVLQNMKK, encoded by the coding sequence ATGATAAGAGTTTTAATTGCTGATGATCATAAATTATTTAGAGAAGGAATAATAAGTTTACTTAAAGATTCTCCCGATGTTTTAATTGTTGGCGAAGCAGAAGACGGCAGAACTTTAGAAAAAAAGTTTTTTGAACTTATGCCTGATGTAATTGTTACAGATATAAATATGCCAATAAAATCCGGACCGGAAGCTGCATCAACGATAATTAATAAATTTAAAGAAGCAAAAATTTTATTCCTATCGCAATATACCGGAGATGATTTTATTTATTCGATATTAAAATCCGGAGGTTTGGGATTATTAAGTAAAAATATTATGCGAGATGAACTTCTGAATGCAATTAAGGAAGTGAATAAAGGGAACAAATATTTTGTTAACAAAAGTGAAATTGAACTGAGTGAAATTATTGGAAGATTTGAGCAAATTGAAAGAAAAGAAAAACAAAAATCTGTTTTCGGATTAACAAGTAAGCAACTTGAAATTTTAAAATTAATTGGTGAAGGTTTATCAACCGAACAAATTGCAATTGAGTTAAAAATTTCTAAACGTACAGTTGATACACACAGATCTAGAATTATGAGCACTTACGGATTTACTTCGGTTGGACAACTAATAAGACATGCAGTTTTACAAAATATGAAAAAGTGA
- a CDS encoding ATP-binding protein, with amino-acid sequence MLIKRTLFNEIKDHLSAKEISIIIGPRQVGKTTLMKELISELKQTNNNIIFLNLDIENDKRFFESQELLLNKIRLEIGESGYVFIDEIQRKENAGFFLKGLYDLDLPYKFIISGSGSLELKEHIQESLTGRKRLFELLPVTFEEFVNYKTKYKYEKKLESYFELEPQKTNYFLLEYLSFGGYPRVITESSLDEKKKIINEIYRSYIEKDIVSLLKIDRPEAFSLLIKLLSAEVGKILNYSNLAKLTGISSITLKKYLWYSEKTYVIQTIPPFFRNTVKELTKSYSIYFYDLGLRNFANDTFRLVENKNELGFLFQNFIKNIVYEKIKWKSWNIKYWRTTDKAEVDFIIESSQKIIPIEVKYSALKNISIKRSLRSFIDKYSPSKAFVINLEFENEIKINETTVAFVPFYKIITGNIFDE; translated from the coding sequence ATGTTAATTAAAAGAACGCTTTTTAACGAAATCAAGGATCATTTATCTGCAAAGGAAATTTCAATAATTATTGGTCCCCGGCAAGTTGGCAAAACAACCTTAATGAAGGAACTGATTAGTGAGCTTAAACAAACCAATAATAACATAATTTTTCTGAATCTTGATATTGAAAACGACAAACGATTTTTTGAAAGTCAAGAGTTGTTACTAAATAAAATAAGGTTAGAAATAGGTGAAAGCGGATATGTTTTTATAGATGAGATACAGAGAAAAGAAAATGCGGGATTCTTCTTAAAAGGCTTATACGATTTGGATTTACCTTATAAGTTTATCATCTCAGGTTCAGGAAGCTTAGAATTAAAAGAACATATTCAAGAATCATTAACTGGCAGAAAAAGATTATTTGAGCTGCTGCCGGTAACGTTTGAGGAGTTTGTTAATTATAAAACTAAATATAAATATGAAAAGAAACTTGAATCATATTTTGAATTAGAACCCCAAAAAACAAACTATTTTTTATTAGAATATTTAAGTTTTGGCGGATATCCGAGAGTTATAACTGAATCTTCTCTTGATGAAAAAAAGAAAATTATAAATGAGATTTACAGAAGTTATATAGAGAAAGATATAGTAAGTTTACTAAAAATTGATAGACCTGAAGCATTTAGTTTATTGATAAAACTTTTATCTGCTGAAGTTGGTAAGATTCTTAATTATTCTAATCTGGCAAAATTAACCGGAATATCTTCAATTACTCTAAAGAAATATCTGTGGTATAGTGAGAAAACGTATGTAATTCAAACTATTCCTCCATTTTTTAGGAATACTGTTAAAGAATTAACAAAATCATATTCTATATATTTTTATGATTTAGGATTAAGAAATTTTGCAAATGATACATTTAGATTAGTAGAAAATAAGAATGAATTAGGATTTCTTTTTCAGAACTTTATAAAAAATATTGTTTACGAAAAAATTAAATGGAAATCTTGGAATATTAAATATTGGAGGACTACAGATAAAGCTGAAGTAGATTTTATAATTGAAAGCAGCCAAAAAATAATTCCAATTGAAGTTAAATATTCTGCATTAAAAAATATTAGTATAAAGAGGTCATTAAGGAGTTTTATTGATAAATATTCACCTTCAAAAGCATTTGTAATAAATTTAGAATTCGAAAATGAAATTAAAATCAATGAAACAACCGTTGCATTTGTACCTTTTTATAAAATAATAACTGGAAATATTTTTGATGAATAA